A genome region from Pseudomonas pergaminensis includes the following:
- a CDS encoding transporter substrate-binding domain-containing protein, translating to MKSKRMATWLSSAVLMVVAGFTWAADKPIVFAVAAEPYPPFTVKGGNGQWSGFEVDLIHKLCEGMKAECQIKEVAWDGIIPSLLAKKIDVIFSSMSVTDEREKQIAFSRAYYDSLLGVAGPKGSEVEISPAGLKGKLIGVQISTVSANYLKKYYENIADLKYYDTQESANADLIAGRIDYMMADDTAIAMMVKTPEASGLAHIASVPYDPIIGRGVGAGLRKEDTALKARLDKAIGELLVSKDYDDLSQHYFGLSVSPCKRSDTPAFVSKTCDSPYQQVAQKSE from the coding sequence ATGAAATCCAAGCGTATGGCAACGTGGCTGAGCAGTGCAGTGTTGATGGTGGTCGCAGGTTTCACCTGGGCGGCAGACAAGCCCATCGTGTTTGCGGTGGCGGCCGAACCCTATCCGCCCTTTACCGTGAAGGGCGGCAATGGCCAGTGGTCCGGCTTTGAGGTGGACCTGATCCACAAGCTCTGCGAAGGCATGAAAGCCGAGTGTCAGATCAAGGAAGTGGCGTGGGACGGCATCATTCCCTCGCTGCTGGCGAAGAAAATCGACGTGATTTTCTCCTCGATGTCAGTGACCGACGAGCGCGAAAAACAGATCGCCTTCAGCCGTGCCTACTACGACTCCCTGCTGGGTGTCGCCGGGCCCAAGGGCAGCGAAGTCGAGATCTCCCCGGCGGGCCTCAAGGGCAAGTTGATCGGCGTGCAGATCTCCACCGTCAGTGCCAATTACCTGAAGAAGTACTACGAAAACATCGCCGACCTTAAGTACTACGACACCCAGGAATCGGCCAACGCCGACCTGATCGCCGGGCGTATCGACTACATGATGGCCGACGACACCGCCATCGCCATGATGGTCAAGACCCCCGAAGCCAGCGGCCTGGCGCACATTGCCAGCGTGCCCTACGACCCGATCATCGGGCGCGGCGTCGGCGCCGGTTTGCGCAAGGAAGACACCGCGCTCAAGGCCCGGCTGGACAAAGCCATCGGCGAGTTGCTGGTGAGCAAGGACTATGACGACCTGTCGCAGCACTACTTCGGTTTGTCGGTGAGCCCGTGCAAACGCAGCGATACTCCGGCGTTTGTGAGCAAGACCTGTGACAGCCCGTACCAACAAGTCGCCCAGAAGAGCGAATGA
- a CDS encoding aldo/keto reductase gives MHVETIRIAGIDQAVSRIALGTWSMGGHLWGGADNEQAIRTLRHALAIGINLIDTAPVYGFGLSEELIGKALRGVRHSAVIATKAGLQWDSGSARRNATAQRIRKEVEDSLKRLETDYIDLYQIHWPDPLVAQEETADELERLRREGKILAVGVSNYSSAQMDDFSQHTALATVQPPYNLFERAIDSEILPYAKQHALVVLAYGPLCRGLLTGSMHSATRFAGDDVRKLDPKFKAPRFDQYLAAVAALDLYARECHGKSVLALALRWVLDQGPTIALWGARRPEQLKGYQEAFGWHLTPEDLTHIDRILASTIKDPIGPEFMAPPKR, from the coding sequence ATGCACGTTGAGACCATCAGAATTGCCGGCATTGACCAAGCGGTCTCGCGCATCGCCCTCGGCACTTGGTCCATGGGCGGGCACCTGTGGGGCGGGGCCGATAACGAGCAGGCCATCCGCACCCTGCGGCATGCGCTGGCCATCGGCATCAATTTGATCGACACCGCACCTGTCTACGGGTTTGGCCTCTCTGAGGAACTGATCGGCAAGGCCCTGCGCGGCGTGCGCCACAGTGCGGTGATCGCAACCAAGGCCGGCCTGCAATGGGACAGCGGCAGCGCCCGGCGCAACGCCACGGCCCAGCGCATTCGCAAAGAAGTCGAAGACTCCCTGAAGCGCCTGGAAACCGACTACATCGACCTGTACCAGATCCACTGGCCCGACCCCTTGGTCGCCCAGGAAGAAACCGCCGATGAACTGGAGCGCTTGCGCCGCGAAGGCAAGATTCTGGCCGTCGGTGTGAGCAACTATTCCTCTGCGCAAATGGACGATTTCAGCCAGCACACTGCGCTGGCCACGGTGCAGCCGCCCTACAACCTGTTCGAACGCGCCATCGACAGCGAGATTCTGCCGTACGCCAAGCAGCATGCCCTGGTGGTGCTTGCCTACGGCCCGCTGTGCCGGGGTTTGCTCACTGGCAGCATGCACTCGGCCACGCGCTTTGCCGGTGATGACGTGCGCAAGCTCGACCCCAAGTTCAAGGCGCCACGCTTCGACCAGTACCTGGCCGCTGTTGCCGCGCTGGACCTGTATGCCCGTGAGTGCCACGGCAAGTCGGTGCTCGCCCTGGCCCTGCGCTGGGTGCTCGACCAGGGCCCAACCATCGCGCTGTGGGGCGCCCGGCGGCCGGAGCAGTTAAAAGGCTACCAGGAGGCCTTCGGCTGGCACCTGACCCCTGAAGACCTGACGCATATCGACCGTATTCTGGCCAGCACGATAAAAGATCCGATCGGCCCGGAATTTATGGCCCCGCCCAAGCGTTAA
- a CDS encoding ABC transporter permease — MFDLLSFGEQGWGNALLKGLWMTLQISAGAFAVGLLIGLVVACAKLSAPRPIALLMRGYTTVFRAVPELLLILLLYYAGSMGLNALMLWMGFEQVNISGPLVAILVLGLVQGAYASEIFRAAILAIPHGQIEAARAFGLSGLGLFRRVTLPIMAPFALAGMSNLWINLIKDSALISVVGTNELLYTAKQAAGSTRQYLLFYLTAAALYYLVTLASNYLSGRLERRIRRWMPVVE, encoded by the coding sequence ATGTTCGACCTTCTCAGCTTTGGCGAACAAGGGTGGGGCAATGCGCTGCTCAAGGGGTTATGGATGACCCTGCAGATCTCCGCCGGCGCCTTCGCGGTCGGCTTGCTGATTGGCCTGGTGGTGGCGTGCGCCAAGCTCAGTGCGCCGCGCCCCATCGCGCTGCTGATGCGCGGCTACACCACAGTGTTTCGCGCGGTGCCGGAGTTGCTGCTGATCCTGCTGCTGTATTACGCAGGCTCCATGGGCCTTAACGCGTTGATGCTGTGGATGGGCTTCGAGCAAGTGAATATCAGCGGCCCGCTGGTGGCGATCCTGGTGCTGGGCCTGGTACAGGGCGCCTATGCCTCGGAGATTTTCCGCGCGGCGATCCTGGCGATTCCCCACGGCCAGATCGAAGCGGCGCGGGCCTTCGGCCTCAGCGGGCTGGGCCTGTTCCGGCGGGTGACGCTGCCGATCATGGCGCCGTTCGCCCTGGCGGGCATGTCCAACCTGTGGATCAACCTGATCAAGGACAGCGCCTTGATCAGCGTGGTCGGCACCAACGAATTGCTCTATACCGCCAAGCAGGCGGCCGGCTCCACGCGCCAGTACCTGCTGTTCTACCTCACGGCCGCCGCCTTGTATTACCTGGTGACGCTGGCTTCCAACTACCTGTCCGGGCGCCTGGAGCGACGTATCCGTCGCTGGATGCCGGTTGTCGAGTGA
- a CDS encoding ABC transporter permease produces the protein MPEWISYYAGLIAKGLQTTLSLLAVSAVLGFALAVLVALARLSRRKWLARGALAYTSVLRGTPLLIQIYIFYYGLGSLFAQFPMIRGSFLWPYLRDGYWYIVFALVLSVGAYVGEVIRGGLLAVPKGEMEAASAFGMTPRQALLRVRLPRAMRLLLPTLAGETVMLLKSTALASTIAVVDLLGAANVVRAQTLQIYQPLLLVAGVYLCLTFLIEAVYAIAERRGTPLRRSAG, from the coding sequence ATGCCTGAATGGATAAGTTATTACGCCGGCTTGATCGCCAAGGGGTTGCAGACCACCTTGTCGTTGCTGGCGGTATCGGCGGTGCTCGGATTTGCCCTGGCGGTGCTGGTCGCGCTGGCGCGGTTGTCGCGGCGCAAGTGGCTGGCGCGCGGGGCGCTGGCCTACACCAGCGTGCTGCGCGGCACGCCGCTGCTGATCCAGATCTACATTTTCTACTACGGCCTGGGCAGCCTGTTCGCGCAGTTCCCGATGATTCGCGGCAGCTTCCTGTGGCCGTACCTGCGCGACGGTTACTGGTACATCGTGTTTGCCCTGGTGCTGTCGGTCGGCGCCTATGTGGGCGAGGTGATTCGCGGCGGTCTGCTGGCCGTGCCCAAGGGGGAAATGGAAGCCGCCTCGGCCTTCGGCATGACCCCACGCCAGGCGCTGCTACGGGTACGGCTGCCACGGGCGATGCGCCTGTTGCTGCCGACCCTGGCCGGGGAAACGGTGATGCTGCTCAAGTCCACCGCGCTGGCCTCGACCATTGCCGTGGTCGACCTGCTGGGTGCGGCCAACGTGGTGCGCGCGCAGACCCTGCAGATCTACCAGCCATTGCTGCTGGTGGCGGGGGTCTACCTGTGCCTGACCTTCCTGATTGAAGCCGTCTATGCGATTGCCGAACGGCGCGGCACGCCACTGCGCAGGTCGGCCGGATGA
- a CDS encoding aminotransferase class I/II-fold pyridoxal phosphate-dependent enzyme: MRFSPFVDRIAGQGVAAWDIHHAAYQAASRGEDIIILSVGDPDFATPGFITEAAVSALREGDTHYTEIPGRPALRDAIAARYSKTLQRPLDAANVITVAGAQNALFVTSLCLLQAGDEVLVLDPMYVTYEATLKASGATLVRVPCSPESGFRLDAQLLAAAITPRTRAIFFSNPNNPTGVVLNPQELQAIADLAVAHDLWVVVDEVYESLVFDGEYHSLAALPGMAERCVVIGSLSKSHAMTGWRIGWIIAAPQMVTHAETLVLSMLYGLPGFVMEAATAAVLAHDQVTQGMREIYRRRRDLVVTGLSACPGIKVQAPQAGMFVLVDVRDTGLGSLDFAWRLFREAGVSVLDAAAFGEPAQGFVRLSFTLGEARLAEACQRIAQFVAKLAGEPRIAAAPRIEVVQPAQAKKMIEVIDLHKRFGNIEVLKGISLTAHEGDVISLIGASGSGKSTLLRCINMLEVPDQGSIHVDGESIKLNYGRPGAPLVADAKQLVRIRSTLGMVFQNFNLWPHRTVLENLIEAPTQVLRESRAEAIERAEALLDRVGLAAKRNEYPAFLSGGQQQRVAIARALAMRPKVMLFDEPTSALDPELVGEVLRVIRSLAEEGRTMILVTHEMAFARDVSSKVAFLHQGMIEETGSPDAVFIDPRSERCRQFVNAHQTR, translated from the coding sequence ATGCGGTTTTCCCCCTTCGTCGATCGAATTGCAGGGCAGGGCGTCGCCGCCTGGGACATCCACCACGCGGCCTACCAGGCCGCCAGCCGGGGCGAAGACATCATCATCCTCAGCGTCGGCGACCCGGACTTCGCCACGCCAGGTTTCATAACCGAGGCCGCCGTAAGTGCCCTGCGCGAAGGCGACACTCACTACACCGAGATCCCTGGCCGCCCGGCACTGCGCGACGCCATTGCCGCGCGCTACAGCAAGACCCTGCAACGCCCACTGGATGCCGCCAACGTCATCACCGTCGCCGGTGCGCAGAATGCATTGTTCGTGACATCGCTGTGCCTGTTGCAGGCCGGTGACGAGGTGCTGGTGCTCGACCCGATGTACGTCACCTACGAGGCCACGCTCAAGGCCAGCGGCGCAACGCTGGTGCGTGTGCCGTGCTCGCCGGAGTCGGGCTTTCGTCTGGACGCGCAGTTGCTGGCTGCGGCGATCACACCCCGCACACGGGCGATTTTCTTCTCCAACCCGAACAACCCGACCGGCGTGGTGCTGAACCCGCAGGAGTTGCAAGCCATCGCCGACCTGGCCGTCGCCCACGACCTGTGGGTGGTGGTGGATGAGGTCTATGAAAGCCTGGTGTTCGATGGCGAATACCACAGCCTCGCCGCACTGCCGGGCATGGCCGAGCGCTGCGTGGTGATCGGCAGTTTGTCCAAGTCCCACGCCATGACCGGTTGGCGCATCGGCTGGATCATCGCTGCGCCGCAAATGGTCACCCATGCTGAAACCCTGGTGTTGAGCATGCTCTACGGGCTGCCCGGCTTTGTAATGGAGGCTGCGACTGCTGCAGTGCTGGCCCATGACCAAGTGACCCAGGGCATGCGCGAGATTTATCGGCGCCGGCGCGACCTGGTGGTGACGGGGCTCAGTGCTTGCCCAGGCATCAAGGTGCAAGCGCCGCAAGCCGGGATGTTTGTGCTGGTGGATGTGCGTGATACCGGCCTGGGCTCGCTGGATTTCGCCTGGCGTTTGTTTCGCGAAGCTGGGGTGTCGGTGCTGGACGCCGCCGCGTTCGGCGAGCCCGCCCAGGGTTTCGTGCGGTTGTCGTTCACCCTCGGGGAAGCGCGTTTGGCCGAAGCCTGCCAGCGCATCGCGCAGTTCGTCGCCAAGCTGGCCGGTGAGCCGCGTATCGCCGCAGCACCCAGAATCGAGGTGGTGCAACCGGCGCAAGCAAAGAAGATGATCGAGGTCATCGACCTGCATAAACGCTTCGGCAATATCGAGGTGCTCAAGGGCATTTCGCTCACGGCCCACGAAGGCGATGTGATCTCGCTGATCGGCGCCAGTGGATCGGGCAAAAGTACCCTGCTGCGCTGCATCAACATGCTTGAAGTGCCGGACCAGGGCAGCATTCATGTAGACGGCGAGAGCATCAAGCTCAACTACGGCCGCCCTGGCGCACCGCTGGTGGCGGACGCCAAGCAACTGGTGCGCATCCGTTCGACCCTGGGCATGGTGTTCCAGAACTTCAACCTGTGGCCACACCGCACCGTGCTGGAAAACCTTATCGAAGCCCCCACCCAGGTGCTGCGCGAAAGCCGCGCCGAAGCCATCGAACGCGCCGAAGCCTTGCTCGACCGCGTCGGCCTGGCCGCCAAGCGCAATGAGTACCCGGCGTTCCTTTCCGGTGGCCAGCAACAGCGTGTGGCGATTGCCCGCGCGCTGGCCATGCGGCCCAAAGTCATGCTGTTCGACGAACCCACCTCGGCCCTCGACCCGGAACTTGTGGGCGAAGTACTGCGGGTGATCCGCTCCCTGGCCGAGGAAGGCCGCACCATGATCCTGGTCACCCATGAAATGGCGTTCGCCCGGGATGTGTCGTCGAAAGTGGCGTTCCTGCACCAAGGCATGATCGAAGAAACCGGCTCGCCGGATGCGGTGTTTATTGACCCACGCAGTGAGCGTTGCCGGCAGTTCGTCAACGCGCATCAAACTCGCTAA